One genomic segment of Ictalurus punctatus breed USDA103 chromosome 4, Coco_2.0, whole genome shotgun sequence includes these proteins:
- the LOC108264127 gene encoding extracellular calcium-sensing receptor-like: MVFAIEEINNRTDILPGVKLGYKIYDSCESVEITTRATLSLVNGNGENTSVMSCSKPDTVQAIIGQTSSTPTIAIAATVGPLKIPVVSHSATCACLGDRKKYYSFFRTVPSDHYQSRALAKLVKHFGWTWVGALCSDNDYGNNGIQEFIIAAKEEGICVEYSMPFFRTYPREKILKIVEIIKASTSKVIVAFVAYTDLGVLLKEMALQNVTGIQWIGSESWISAINPAIAQWQHLLIGSMGFAMPKAQINGLGEFLTKLSPASDVAIYKELWETIFECTFPTQENVDIKQMCKGNESLSQVQNLYTDVSELRIANNVYKAVYAVAYALHNMYSCSKRDSGQEGSFACVNITDNKPWQVVSELKKLHFTSTTGEDVYFDENGDPAARYELLNWQHGKDDKTVFVKVGFYDGSLQTHLQLSFNNISIAWAHKKTQAPVSVCSSSCPMGTRKAVQKGRPICCFDCIPCAEGEISNITDSITCIKCPPELWSNDKKDTCVLKLVEFLSFEEIMGIILVSFSLLGVCFTICIAVIFFKHKETPIVRANNSELSFLLLFSLTLCFLCSLTFIGQPSVWSCMLRHTTFGTTFVLCISCVLGKTVVVLMAFRATLPGSDVMKWFGPQQQRLSVLAFTLVQVIICVLWLTISPPFPYKNMKYYKEKIILECNVGSAIGFWAVLGYIGLLAVLCFILAFLARKLPDNFNEAKFITFSILIFCAVWITFIPAYVSSPGKFTVAVEIFAILTSSFGLLICIFVPKCYIIILKPEKNTKKQMMGKAPAK, from the exons AACCGATATTCTCCCTGGAGTCAAATTGGGTTACAAAATCTATGATTCCTGTGAATCAGTAGAAATAACCACAAGAGCCACCTTGTCTTTAGTTAATGGCAATGGAGAAAATACATCTGTAATGTCTTGCTCCAAACCTGACACAGTTCAAGCAATCATAGGACAAACATCCTCCACCCCCACTATTGCTATTGCTGCTACTGTGGGACCTTTGAAAATACCTGTG GTCAGTCACTCTGCAACATGTGCATGCCTAGGTGACAGGAAGAAATATTATTCTTTCTTCAGAACTGTTCCCAGTGATCACTACCAGAGCAGAGCTTTGGCTAAGTTAGTCAAGCATTTTGGCTGGACATGGGTAGGGGCCCTATGCAGTGATAATGACTATGGGAACAATGGCATACAGGAATTTATAATTGCAGCCAAAGAAGAGGGAATCTGTGTTGAATATTCCATGCCATTCTTTAGGACATACCCCAGagaaaaaattctgaaaattgtCGAGATTATAAAGGCTTCAACCTCCAAAGTTATTGTAGCATTTGTTGCATATACAGACCTTGGGGTTCTTCTAAAGGAAATGGCCTTACAGAATGTGACTGGGATACAATGGATTGGAAGTGAGTCCTGGATCTCTGCTATAAACCCAGCCATTGCACAATGGCAGCATCTTCTGATAGGCTCCATGGGTTTCGCTATGCCAAAAGCTCAAATCAATGGCCTGGGAGAATTTCTGACAAAACTAAGTCCAGCTTCTGATGTAGCTATTTACAAAGAGTTGTGGGAGACAATATTTGAATGTACGTTTCCAACACAGGAAAATGTTGATATAAAACAAATGTGCAAAGGCAATGAAAGTCTCAGTCAAGTTCAAAATCTTTACACAGATGTTTCAGAATTACGAATAGCAAATAATGTTTACAAGGCTGTGTATGCTGTGGCTTATGCCCTGCATAACATGTATAGCTGTTCAAAGAGGGACAGTGGACAAGAAGGTTCTTTTGCATGTGTAAACATAACAGATAACAAACCATGGCAG GTAGTCAGCGAGTTGAAGAAACTCCATTTCACCTCTACAACTGGAGAGGATGTATACTTTGATGAGAATGGTGACCCAGCTGCGAGGTATGAACTACTGAATTGGCAACATGGCAAAGATGATAAAACAGTCTTTGTTAAAGTTGGCTTCTATGATGGCTCTTTGCAAACAcatcttcagctgtcttttAACAACATCAGTATAGCCTGGgcccacaaaaaaacacag GCACCAGTCTCTGTATGTAGTTCAAGTTGTCCCATGGGCACCAGGAAGGCTGTACAGAAAGGAAGGCCAATCTGCTGCTTTGACTGTATACCTTGCGCAGAGGGGGAAATAAGTAATATAACAG ATTCTATAACTTGCATCAAGTGTCCACCTGAACTGTGGTCTAATGACAAGAAAGACACCTGTGTCTTAAAGCTGGTGGAATTCCTGTCATTTGAGGAAATAATGGGGATCATCCTTGTATCATTTTCTTTGTTAGGAGTATGTTTCACCATCTGCATTGCAGTAATTTTCTTTAAACACAAGGAAACCCCAATTGTTAGAGCAAATAATTCTGAACTGAGCTTCTTATTGCTCttctctctgactctgtgtTTCCTCTGCTCACTTACATTTATTGGTCAGCCCTCTGTATGGTCCTGTATGCTGCGCCACACAACATTTGGGACCACATTCGTCCTCTGCATCTCCTGTGTTCTGGGTAAAACAGTAGTGGTGTTAATGGCCTTCAGGGCTACACTTCCAGGCAGTGATGTTATGAAATGGTTTGGGCCTCAACAGCAGAGACTCAGTGTACTTGCCTTCACTCTTGTGCAGGTCATTATTTGTGTACTTTGGTTAACAATATCCCCTCCTTTTCCCTACAAAAATATGAAGTACTACAAGGAAAAGATTATATTAGAATGTAATGTAGGTTCAGCTATAGGTTTCTGGGCCGTGCTGGGTTATATAGGACTCctggctgttttgtgttttattttagctttTCTGGCTCGGAAGCTGCCTGACAATTTCAATGAAGCCAAATTCATAACATTTAGCATACTTATATTTTGTGCAGTTTGGATCACCTT